Proteins encoded in a region of the Shewanella polaris genome:
- a CDS encoding HlyC/CorC family transporter has translation MDAISTSALLIFLLVLIVISAYFSGSETAMMSLNRYRLRHLASNEHKGALRALKLLDRPDRLIGLILIGNNLVNILASAIATIIGMRLFGDMGVAIATGVLTIVVLVFAEVTPKTFAALYPERIAFPSSILLGWLLILLSPLVKAINLITTVFLRMMGIKTVKTNDALSQEELRTVVHEAGALIPQRHQEMLLSILDLEKVTVEDIMISRSDIYAINVNDDFKLINKQVTHSPHTRVLVYRDNIDDAVGFIHLRDALRLQSKEQFSKSSLLRAVKELYFIPEGTPLNVQLSNFQQNKERIGLVVDEYGDIQGLVTLADILEEIVGDFTTSMLPTASEEINVQQDGSFLIDATINIRDLNKEMKWDLPIDGPKTLNGLIIEFIEDIPAAGTSLRIADYRIEVIDVADNRIKTVRVLPDNLQLIDDTE, from the coding sequence TTGGACGCTATATCTACCAGCGCACTTCTTATTTTTCTTTTGGTTTTAATTGTGATTTCTGCTTATTTCTCTGGCTCAGAAACCGCCATGATGAGCCTCAACCGCTACCGCTTACGACATCTCGCTTCCAATGAGCATAAAGGTGCCCTTCGAGCCTTAAAGTTACTCGATCGCCCAGATAGACTTATTGGGTTAATACTCATTGGTAATAATCTGGTTAATATTCTAGCCTCGGCCATTGCGACGATTATCGGTATGCGCTTGTTTGGTGACATGGGTGTTGCTATTGCTACAGGTGTTTTGACCATAGTGGTGTTAGTGTTTGCTGAAGTCACACCCAAAACGTTTGCGGCTTTGTACCCTGAACGTATTGCATTTCCATCGAGCATTTTATTAGGCTGGTTATTAATTTTGCTTTCGCCATTAGTGAAGGCAATCAACTTAATTACCACGGTATTTCTTCGTATGATGGGTATCAAAACCGTCAAAACAAATGATGCTTTAAGCCAAGAAGAACTCCGCACAGTTGTACATGAAGCTGGAGCGCTCATTCCACAACGTCACCAAGAAATGTTGTTGTCGATTTTAGATTTAGAAAAAGTCACCGTTGAAGACATAATGATTTCACGCTCAGATATTTATGCCATAAACGTCAATGACGATTTTAAATTGATTAATAAACAAGTGACTCACAGTCCACATACTAGAGTATTGGTTTATAGAGATAATATTGATGATGCCGTAGGGTTTATTCATTTACGTGATGCATTGCGTTTACAATCAAAAGAGCAGTTCAGTAAGTCGTCTTTGCTCCGTGCAGTCAAAGAATTATACTTTATTCCTGAAGGTACCCCGCTGAACGTTCAGTTAAGTAATTTCCAGCAAAATAAAGAACGCATCGGACTCGTTGTTGATGAATATGGTGATATTCAGGGCTTAGTAACCCTAGCAGATATTCTTGAAGAAATTGTCGGAGATTTTACTACTTCAATGCTCCCCACTGCCAGTGAAGAGATTAATGTTCAGCAAGATGGTAGTTTTCTAATTGATGCTACCATTAACATTCGCGACCTTAATAAAGAAATGAAATGGGATCTGCCAATTGACGGGCCGAAAACATTAAATGGTTTAATCATTGAGTTTATCGAAGACATTCCGGCTGCGGGTACCAGTTTGCGTATTGCAGATTACCGAATTGAAGTTATTGATGTTGCAGATAATAGAATTAAAACAGTTAGGGTTTTGCCTGATAATTTACAACTAATCGATGATACCGAATAA
- a CDS encoding cytochrome C assembly family protein → MVIFSAAAMLFYCLALVLVTSRLFHIEGPNRKAVMVASGLAVIMHGFALSDAIFTADGQNFSLTNVISLVSWMMALAFTITMPRLKVIIVVPVVYACAIISVALLWLLPPQYITHFDMHPELLAHVVLSLMAYSALLIAAMYAVQLWFIQNKLKKKQMMMSPAMPPLMTVEKQLYHLIIIGFILLSLSLVTGFVFLENMFSDGQGHKAVLSIIAWIVYAVMLWQQYTVGCRIRTAVIYSLSGAGLLSLAYFGARIVKELILN, encoded by the coding sequence ATGGTTATTTTTTCAGCGGCAGCCATGCTATTTTATTGCTTAGCGTTGGTTTTAGTCACAAGCCGACTTTTTCACATCGAAGGACCAAATCGCAAAGCGGTCATGGTGGCTTCAGGTCTTGCTGTGATCATGCATGGATTTGCGCTTTCAGATGCTATTTTTACAGCTGATGGACAAAATTTTAGTTTAACCAACGTAATTTCTTTGGTTAGCTGGATGATGGCATTAGCCTTTACCATTACAATGCCGCGACTTAAAGTGATCATTGTTGTTCCTGTGGTATATGCCTGTGCAATAATATCTGTGGCACTTTTATGGTTACTGCCACCACAATATATTACTCACTTCGACATGCACCCAGAACTTCTCGCACATGTCGTGTTATCACTAATGGCCTACAGTGCTTTATTGATTGCTGCTATGTACGCTGTTCAACTATGGTTTATTCAAAATAAGCTTAAGAAAAAACAGATGATGATGAGTCCAGCAATGCCGCCATTAATGACGGTAGAGAAACAACTATACCATCTCATTATTATTGGTTTTATTTTATTAAGTTTGTCACTAGTGACCGGATTTGTTTTTTTAGAGAATATGTTTTCTGATGGTCAAGGGCATAAAGCGGTATTATCAATAATTGCTTGGATTGTGTATGCCGTTATGTTGTGGCAACAGTATACTGTTGGCTGTAGAATTCGTACGGCAGTGATTTACAGTTTATCTGGCGCTGGCTTACTGTCTTTAGCTTACTTTGGCGCTAGAATAGTTAAAGAGTTGATATTAAACTAG
- the ffh gene encoding signal recognition particle protein produces MFENLSDRLSRTLKNISGRGRLTEDNVKETLREVRMALLEADVALPVVRDFVNSVKERAVGQEVSKSLSPGQAFIKIVQSELERAMGEANEALDLAAIPPAVIMMAGLQGAGKTTSVAKLGKFLRTRHKKSVLVVSADVYRPAAIKQLETLAEEVEVEFFPSDVSQKPVDIAKAAISYAKLKFIDVVIVDTAGRLHVDEAMMDEIKQLHATVNPVETLFVVDAMTGQDAANTAKAFNEALPLTGVILTKVDGDARGGAALSIRSITGKPIKFLGVGEKTDALEPFHPDRIASRILGMGDVLSLIEEVERGVDKDKAMKLASKVKSGGSFDLEDFREQLQQMKNMGGMMNMIEKLPGVGQLPPEALAQVQDGKMTGQMEAIINSMTSKERKNPDVIKGSRKRRIAVGSGTQIQDVNRLLKQFTQMQKMMKKMSGKGGMKKMMRGMGGMLPPGMKFPGR; encoded by the coding sequence ATGTTTGAAAATTTATCTGACAGACTGTCACGCACATTAAAAAACATTAGTGGCCGTGGTCGCTTAACAGAAGACAACGTTAAAGAAACCCTTCGTGAAGTGCGTATGGCACTGCTTGAAGCGGATGTCGCTTTACCTGTTGTTAGAGACTTCGTTAACAGCGTAAAAGAACGCGCTGTGGGTCAAGAAGTGTCAAAAAGCTTAAGCCCAGGGCAAGCTTTTATTAAAATTGTTCAAAGCGAACTTGAAAGAGCCATGGGTGAGGCGAATGAAGCCCTCGACTTAGCGGCTATTCCTCCTGCCGTTATTATGATGGCGGGTCTTCAAGGTGCGGGTAAAACAACCTCAGTAGCAAAATTAGGTAAATTTTTACGTACACGTCATAAAAAATCCGTTCTGGTGGTCAGCGCTGACGTTTATCGCCCTGCAGCGATTAAACAGCTTGAAACACTAGCAGAAGAAGTCGAAGTCGAGTTCTTTCCATCTGACGTGAGCCAAAAGCCGGTAGATATTGCTAAAGCAGCAATAAGCTATGCAAAATTAAAATTCATTGATGTGGTCATTGTTGATACAGCAGGTCGTCTGCATGTTGATGAAGCCATGATGGATGAAATCAAACAGCTGCATGCCACTGTTAATCCTGTTGAGACCTTGTTTGTTGTTGATGCGATGACAGGTCAAGATGCCGCTAATACAGCTAAAGCATTTAATGAAGCGTTACCATTAACGGGTGTTATTTTAACAAAAGTCGATGGTGATGCTCGTGGTGGTGCGGCGTTATCTATTCGTAGTATTACGGGTAAACCAATTAAATTCTTAGGTGTTGGTGAAAAAACCGATGCATTAGAACCGTTCCATCCAGACCGTATTGCGTCACGCATTTTAGGTATGGGTGACGTGTTATCATTAATTGAAGAAGTTGAACGTGGCGTCGATAAAGACAAAGCGATGAAACTGGCTTCAAAAGTTAAGTCAGGTGGCAGTTTCGACCTTGAAGATTTTCGTGAGCAATTACAGCAAATGAAAAACATGGGCGGGATGATGAACATGATTGAGAAACTTCCGGGTGTAGGACAATTACCACCAGAAGCATTAGCTCAAGTTCAAGATGGTAAAATGACTGGTCAGATGGAAGCCATTATTAATTCGATGACATCTAAAGAACGCAAAAATCCAGATGTCATTAAAGGTTCTCGTAAACGTCGAATCGCTGTCGGTTCTGGCACTCAAATTCAAGATGTTAACCGCTTATTGAAGCAATTCACCCAAATGCAGAAAATGATGAAAAAGATGTCTGGTAAGGGTGGAATGAAGAAAATGATGCGTGGAATGGGCGGAATGTTACCTCCAGGGATGAAGTTTCCTGGTAGATAA
- the rpsP gene encoding 30S ribosomal protein S16: MVTIRLARGGAKKRPFYNIVVADSRNARDGRFIERVGFFNPLARGQEETLRLDLDRVEHWVATGAATSERVAKLIKDARKAVA, translated from the coding sequence ATGGTTACCATTCGTTTAGCTCGTGGCGGCGCAAAAAAGCGTCCATTTTACAATATCGTTGTTGCTGATAGCCGCAATGCTCGTGACGGTCGTTTCATCGAACGTGTTGGTTTTTTCAATCCATTGGCTCGTGGCCAAGAAGAAACTTTACGTTTAGATCTTGATCGTGTTGAGCATTGGGTTGCTACTGGCGCTGCAACATCTGAGCGTGTTGCAAAACTGATCAAAGACGCGCGTAAAGCTGTTGCTTAA
- the rimM gene encoding ribosome maturation factor RimM (Essential for efficient processing of 16S rRNA): protein MSSDQELVVLGKLGSSHGIKGWLKITSYTDSVEGIFDYSPWLIKEQGVWREVKVAQWRFQGKAVVAELEGVATREDAQMLTNCEIAIKSEQMKELDDSEFYHRDLIGCEVTNINGYNMGTVDQIVATGSNDVLLIKANAKDAFGKAERMIPFVPEQFIKQVDLQGKQILVDWDPDF, encoded by the coding sequence ATGAGTAGTGACCAAGAACTAGTTGTACTGGGTAAGTTAGGCTCCAGTCATGGTATTAAAGGTTGGCTAAAAATCACTTCCTATACCGATTCTGTTGAAGGTATTTTCGATTATTCGCCTTGGCTTATAAAAGAACAAGGCGTTTGGCGTGAAGTTAAGGTTGCTCAGTGGCGTTTTCAAGGTAAAGCTGTTGTGGCTGAACTAGAAGGTGTTGCTACCAGAGAAGATGCGCAAATGCTCACAAATTGTGAAATTGCCATTAAGTCTGAGCAAATGAAAGAATTGGATGACAGTGAATTCTATCATCGTGATCTTATCGGCTGCGAAGTGACCAATATAAACGGCTATAACATGGGTACAGTCGATCAGATCGTGGCAACAGGATCGAACGACGTATTATTGATTAAAGCTAATGCCAAAGATGCCTTCGGCAAAGCGGAACGTATGATCCCCTTTGTCCCTGAGCAGTTCATCAAACAGGTGGATTTGCAAGGGAAACAGATTTTAGTGGATTGGGATCCTGACTTCTAA
- the trmD gene encoding tRNA (guanosine(37)-N1)-methyltransferase TrmD: MWLGVITLFPEMFRAVTDFGVTGRAVKNGLLKVQTWNPRDFTHDRHNTVDDRPYGGGPGMLMMVQPLRDAIHAAKAAAGDRAKVIYLSPQGRKLDQQGVTELAKSHSLILVCGRYEGVDERIIQTEVDEEWSIGDYVLSGGELPAMTLIDSVARLVPGVLGKQASAEQDSFSDGLLDCPHYTRPEQLDGLDVPAVLLSGDHEKIRLWRLQQSIGRTFLRRPELFENLALTDEQTTLLAQFVNETDKSA; the protein is encoded by the coding sequence ATGTGGTTAGGGGTAATAACCCTGTTTCCAGAGATGTTTCGTGCTGTTACAGACTTTGGGGTTACGGGTCGAGCCGTGAAAAACGGCCTGCTAAAGGTGCAAACGTGGAATCCTCGGGATTTCACCCATGATAGACATAATACTGTGGACGACCGACCTTATGGTGGTGGACCTGGTATGTTGATGATGGTGCAACCTTTGCGTGATGCTATCCATGCAGCTAAAGCAGCTGCAGGTGATAGGGCAAAAGTGATTTATCTGTCTCCTCAGGGACGTAAGCTGGATCAGCAAGGCGTAACTGAGTTGGCTAAATCACATAGTTTGATTTTAGTGTGTGGTCGATACGAAGGTGTTGATGAACGCATTATTCAAACAGAAGTTGATGAAGAATGGTCTATCGGTGATTACGTACTTTCGGGTGGCGAATTACCAGCAATGACATTAATCGATTCAGTTGCTCGCTTAGTACCTGGTGTATTAGGTAAGCAAGCGTCAGCAGAGCAAGATTCTTTCTCTGATGGATTACTGGATTGTCCTCATTATACTCGCCCTGAACAATTGGATGGTCTTGACGTACCCGCAGTGCTGCTAAGCGGTGACCACGAAAAAATTAGACTCTGGCGTTTACAACAAAGTATCGGAAGAACTTTTTTGAGGCGACCAGAATTATTTGAAAATCTAGCTCTGACTGACGAACAAACGACTTTATTAGCGCAGTTCGTGAATGAAACGGACAAGTCCGCATAG
- the rplS gene encoding 50S ribosomal protein L19 yields the protein MNNIIKMLNDEQMKTDVPDFGAGDTVVVQVRVKEGEKERLQAFEGVVIAKRNRGLHSAFTVRKISNGEGVERAFQTHSPLIASIEVKRRGRVRRAKLYYLRERSGKSARIREKLATK from the coding sequence ATGAACAACATCATTAAAATGCTCAACGATGAGCAAATGAAAACAGATGTGCCTGATTTTGGTGCTGGTGATACAGTAGTAGTTCAAGTACGTGTTAAAGAAGGTGAAAAAGAGCGTCTTCAGGCTTTTGAAGGTGTGGTAATCGCTAAGCGTAACCGTGGTCTGCATTCAGCATTCACAGTACGTAAAATATCTAATGGTGAAGGTGTTGAGCGTGCTTTCCAGACGCATAGCCCATTAATTGCTAGCATCGAAGTTAAGCGTCGCGGTCGTGTTCGTCGCGCTAAACTGTACTATTTACGTGAGCGTTCAGGTAAGTCTGCACGTATCCGTGAAAAATTGGCAACTAAGTAA
- a CDS encoding 3-deoxy-7-phosphoheptulonate synthase, with protein MQQDTINNVYISSEQVLVTPAELKQELPLSTHAYQYILNARKQVSDIVHKRDNRVLVVTGPCSIHDIAAAKEYALKLKKLHDELSDDFYILMRVYFEKPRTTVGWKGLINDPDMDESFDVEKGLRMARELMIWLAELELPIATEALDPISPQYMSELVTWSAIGARTTESQTHREMASGLSMPVGFKNGTDGKLEVAINALKSAANSHRFMGINQEGQVALLKTAGNPDGHIILRGGIAPNYDAASVAESEVQIHKAKLSARLVVDCSHGNSSKDHQRQKQVCEDVFNQIEAGNKSIIGVMLESNLNEGNQSSDKPLAELKYGVSVTDACIDWDVTETILRQGANQLSAVLPTRFNTLQVANG; from the coding sequence ATGCAACAAGATACCATTAATAATGTGTACATCAGTTCAGAGCAAGTGCTAGTGACTCCAGCAGAGTTAAAGCAAGAACTTCCATTATCAACTCATGCTTATCAATATATTCTTAATGCACGTAAACAAGTATCCGATATTGTCCACAAACGCGATAATCGCGTGCTTGTAGTGACGGGGCCTTGCTCCATCCATGATATTGCAGCGGCAAAAGAGTATGCATTAAAACTTAAAAAGTTACATGATGAGCTCAGTGACGACTTCTACATTTTAATGCGAGTGTACTTCGAGAAACCTCGCACAACCGTCGGTTGGAAAGGCTTGATTAATGATCCTGATATGGACGAATCATTTGATGTTGAAAAAGGACTAAGAATGGCTCGTGAACTCATGATTTGGCTTGCAGAGCTTGAATTACCTATCGCTACGGAAGCGCTGGATCCGATCAGCCCACAGTATATGTCTGAGTTAGTTACTTGGTCTGCAATTGGCGCAAGAACCACCGAGTCGCAAACTCATCGTGAAATGGCTTCAGGTCTATCTATGCCGGTAGGTTTTAAAAATGGTACCGATGGCAAGTTAGAGGTAGCAATCAATGCATTAAAGTCCGCTGCTAATAGTCATCGTTTTATGGGAATTAATCAAGAAGGCCAAGTTGCGTTGCTTAAAACGGCTGGGAATCCAGATGGGCACATTATTTTACGCGGAGGCATAGCGCCTAATTATGATGCGGCTAGTGTTGCAGAAAGTGAGGTACAGATCCATAAGGCAAAACTCAGTGCGCGTTTAGTCGTAGATTGCAGCCATGGTAATTCCTCAAAAGATCACCAGCGCCAAAAACAGGTTTGTGAAGATGTATTTAACCAAATTGAAGCAGGCAATAAATCTATCATTGGTGTTATGCTTGAAAGTAACCTCAATGAAGGTAATCAGAGTTCAGATAAACCCTTAGCAGAGCTAAAATATGGTGTATCTGTTACTGACGCATGCATTGATTGGGACGTCACTGAAACTATTTTAAGACAAGGCGCTAACCAGTTGTCTGCAGTATTACCTACTCGGTTCAATACACTACAGGTTGCCAACGGTTGA
- the tyrA gene encoding bifunctional chorismate mutase/prephenate dehydrogenase, whose amino-acid sequence MNEKTTADLENLRDLIDGVDQQLLHLLRKRLDLVAQVGAVKHSAGVPIYAPQREASMLAKRRAEAQKMNISPQLIEDILRRLMRESYLNEKDVGFKQVKQDLGHVVVVGGEGKLGQLFTQMLTLSGYQVKSIDKNDWQDAEAIFDGAGLVIVTVPINVTCDVIVEKLTQLPETCILADLTSIKEKPLAAMLEAHKGPVVGLHPMFGPDVGSLAKQVVVVCHGRQAETYQWLLQQIEIWGARIVEAEAERHDKAMQLVQAMRHFSTFVYGLNLCKEEADIDNLLQFSSPIYRLELAMVGRLFAQDPELYADIIFAQQGSQHAISDYLDNYRDALAMLKSGNRQEFITQFQRVAKWFGDFAPQFQQESRAMLQSVNDMKGS is encoded by the coding sequence ATGAACGAAAAGACTACTGCTGATCTAGAAAATCTGCGAGATTTAATTGATGGCGTTGACCAACAATTGTTACATTTACTGCGGAAACGTCTTGATTTAGTTGCTCAAGTTGGCGCGGTTAAACATTCTGCAGGGGTGCCAATTTATGCACCTCAGCGTGAAGCATCAATGTTAGCCAAGCGTAGAGCTGAAGCGCAAAAAATGAATATTTCACCTCAGTTGATTGAGGATATTTTACGTCGCTTAATGCGCGAGTCTTATCTGAATGAAAAAGATGTGGGCTTTAAGCAAGTTAAGCAAGATTTAGGTCATGTTGTGGTGGTTGGTGGCGAAGGTAAACTTGGACAATTATTTACCCAAATGCTCACTTTATCGGGTTATCAGGTAAAAAGTATTGATAAAAATGATTGGCAGGATGCTGAAGCAATATTTGATGGTGCTGGCTTAGTAATTGTTACAGTGCCGATTAATGTTACTTGTGATGTGATTGTAGAAAAGTTAACTCAATTACCAGAAACCTGTATTTTAGCCGATTTAACGTCGATTAAAGAAAAACCACTAGCAGCAATGCTTGAAGCCCATAAAGGCCCTGTAGTGGGTTTACACCCAATGTTTGGACCAGATGTAGGCAGCCTTGCAAAACAGGTTGTGGTGGTATGTCATGGTCGCCAAGCCGAAACTTACCAGTGGTTATTACAACAAATTGAAATTTGGGGCGCTCGCATCGTTGAAGCAGAAGCTGAACGGCATGATAAGGCAATGCAGTTAGTACAGGCTATGCGTCACTTTTCGACTTTCGTTTATGGTCTAAACCTGTGTAAAGAAGAAGCTGATATTGATAACTTGTTGCAGTTTAGCTCACCCATTTATCGTTTAGAGTTGGCAATGGTTGGGCGATTATTTGCTCAAGATCCCGAATTATATGCCGATATTATTTTTGCACAGCAAGGAAGTCAGCATGCCATTAGCGACTACCTCGATAACTACCGTGATGCTTTAGCCATGTTGAAATCGGGTAACCGCCAAGAATTTATTACGCAATTTCAACGAGTCGCCAAATGGTTTGGCGATTTTGCTCCGCAGTTCCAACAGGAAAGTCGAGCAATGTTGCAATCCGTTAACGATATGAAAGGGAGTTAA
- a CDS encoding chorismate mutase yields MQKPPELNQTREQITALDKSLLALLSKRRQLSLNVARSKEIDVRPIRDTQREKELLERLVQQGREQGLDAHFVISLYQSIIEDSVLFQQTYLHGRANPDTQKQQYTVAYLGARGSYSYLAASRYCSRRQVEMLDFGCKSFDDIVNAVESGHADYGFLPIENTSSGSINEVYDVLQHTTLSIVGETTIEVGHCLLTKPDSKLADIKTIYAHPQPISQCSRYLSQHPDVKLEYCSSSAEAMAKVVEADCNSVGAIGSAEGGSLYHLIAIEQGLANQKINQSRFIVVARKASAVPSQLPAKTTLIMATGQKPGALVEALLVLKAHNLNMSKLESRPIPGTPWEEMFYLDIDGNLATTEVQQAIKELERLTRFIKVLGCYPCETVKPTQLSQAQLLIEPDSSKQQPIKPLPISHAKHSRDYNSQDTQLFCKHLQIGAGQFSALQQVNLPIDNTDLAAQAKIIKESGFQAIVLNDLKQQLNEQQLKQHAQVIEQAGLLCVMQIEQEQEFAVASQLADMLILSGKQMYNPDMLTLIGSVNLPVILERNTMASIDDWLHAADTVLSYGNQQLGLCESGVRSFTHPEQLSLDLAGLVEVKSRSHLPIIVNTSFSGNVSLVNTHAIAVNQLKGDGIIILHQDQISHAELIHDLYQAH; encoded by the coding sequence ATGCAAAAACCACCTGAGTTAAATCAAACTCGCGAACAGATAACTGCTCTGGATAAATCTTTGTTAGCGTTATTATCCAAACGCCGCCAATTGAGCTTAAATGTAGCACGTAGTAAAGAAATTGATGTTAGACCGATTAGAGACACCCAACGAGAAAAAGAACTGCTAGAGAGACTCGTACAACAAGGGCGTGAGCAAGGACTCGATGCTCACTTTGTTATTTCTCTATATCAAAGTATTATTGAAGATTCAGTTTTATTTCAACAAACTTATTTGCATGGCAGAGCAAACCCTGACACACAAAAGCAGCAGTATACTGTTGCATATTTAGGTGCTAGAGGATCTTACTCATATTTGGCAGCCAGCCGTTACTGTTCACGTCGCCAAGTCGAAATGCTGGATTTTGGTTGTAAAAGTTTCGATGACATCGTTAATGCCGTTGAATCAGGTCATGCCGATTATGGCTTTTTGCCGATTGAGAATACCTCATCAGGATCTATCAACGAAGTGTATGATGTGCTGCAACATACAACGCTATCGATTGTCGGTGAAACGACTATTGAAGTAGGACATTGTTTACTGACTAAACCGGATAGTAAACTTGCAGACATTAAAACAATTTATGCTCACCCGCAACCAATCAGTCAATGTAGCCGTTATTTAAGCCAGCACCCTGATGTTAAACTCGAGTATTGCTCCAGTAGCGCAGAGGCTATGGCCAAAGTCGTTGAAGCTGACTGTAACTCTGTCGGCGCGATTGGCAGTGCTGAAGGCGGATCGTTATATCATCTGATTGCAATTGAACAAGGTTTAGCAAACCAAAAAATCAACCAAAGTCGCTTTATTGTAGTCGCAAGAAAAGCCTCTGCAGTACCTTCACAGCTTCCGGCTAAAACGACTTTAATTATGGCGACCGGACAAAAACCAGGCGCATTGGTTGAAGCACTATTGGTTCTTAAAGCTCATAATTTAAATATGAGTAAGTTAGAATCTCGCCCTATTCCTGGTACACCATGGGAAGAGATGTTTTATCTCGATATTGATGGTAATTTAGCAACCACGGAAGTCCAGCAAGCTATCAAAGAACTCGAACGACTTACCCGTTTTATTAAAGTCCTAGGCTGCTATCCTTGTGAAACAGTGAAACCAACACAACTATCGCAAGCTCAGTTATTGATTGAACCTGACAGTTCGAAACAACAGCCAATCAAGCCATTACCGATCAGTCATGCTAAACATTCGCGCGATTACAATTCACAAGATACCCAATTATTCTGTAAACACTTACAAATAGGTGCAGGACAATTCAGCGCATTGCAACAAGTTAACTTACCGATAGACAATACAGACCTAGCCGCCCAAGCTAAGATTATCAAAGAGTCGGGCTTTCAAGCCATTGTGCTAAATGATTTGAAACAACAACTTAATGAACAACAATTAAAGCAACATGCACAAGTCATAGAGCAAGCTGGATTATTATGTGTAATGCAAATAGAGCAAGAACAAGAATTTGCTGTTGCGAGTCAATTAGCAGACATGTTGATTTTAAGTGGCAAACAAATGTATAACCCTGACATGCTAACGTTAATTGGCTCAGTTAATTTACCCGTAATATTAGAACGTAACACTATGGCCAGTATCGATGACTGGTTACATGCCGCCGACACAGTGCTCAGTTACGGTAATCAACAACTCGGATTATGTGAATCTGGTGTGCGAAGTTTTACCCACCCAGAGCAATTAAGTCTCGATTTAGCCGGATTGGTTGAGGTGAAATCACGCAGTCATTTACCCATTATTGTTAATACTAGTTTTAGCGGTAACGTTTCACTTGTTAATACTCATGCTATCGCAGTTAACCAATTAAAAGGTGATGGTATTATCATTTTACATCAAGACCAGATATCTCATGCTGAACTGATCCATGATTTATACCAAGCACATTAA
- the hpf gene encoding ribosome hibernation-promoting factor, HPF/YfiA family: protein MLKITSKQLEVTALIRERIEGRLEKLSRHDIQLINPHIIITQEKQLFKIEASVGLPSGELFAQAKSENLYAAITAMGQKLEKQLNRLTHKPQAQRRESLTDDSESEFEYA from the coding sequence ATGCTGAAAATCACTAGCAAACAACTTGAAGTCACTGCCCTTATTCGCGAACGTATTGAAGGAAGATTAGAAAAATTATCTCGACATGATATTCAGTTAATTAACCCACATATCATTATTACTCAAGAAAAGCAGTTATTTAAAATAGAGGCCTCAGTTGGATTACCTAGTGGAGAGCTATTCGCCCAGGCAAAAAGTGAAAACCTATATGCAGCAATCACTGCAATGGGACAAAAGCTGGAGAAACAGCTAAATCGCCTGACCCATAAACCCCAGGCTCAACGCCGAGAATCATTAACAGATGATTCGGAAAGCGAGTTTGAGTATGCATAA
- a CDS encoding cytochrome b/b6 domain-containing protein, which translates to MSIDQQKIKVWDIPTRLFHWVMVCLFGGLWWTADIGEMQWHQVLAYLLMTLIAFRLIWGFVGSETAKFSDFFVSPKKVIAYVKAQPKPVSLGHNPLGGYMVIALLSLLVLQLITGLFATDDIFTEGPLMYLVSSDTAGWLTWLHKTNFNLILGLAVIHIIAVIAYVIKGDNILKAMFTGYKYVSEQVSSPKLRSPWIALAIGLVIFAFIWWLLLEPVVSYL; encoded by the coding sequence ATGAGTATAGATCAACAAAAAATAAAGGTGTGGGATATTCCTACCCGTTTATTTCATTGGGTAATGGTATGTCTGTTTGGTGGATTATGGTGGACTGCTGACATTGGAGAAATGCAATGGCATCAAGTATTGGCGTATTTATTAATGACGCTGATTGCTTTTAGATTAATTTGGGGTTTTGTTGGTAGTGAAACCGCCAAGTTTAGTGACTTTTTTGTTTCACCTAAAAAAGTGATTGCTTACGTAAAAGCTCAACCAAAACCAGTATCACTAGGTCATAATCCATTAGGTGGGTATATGGTGATAGCGTTGTTAAGCCTACTTGTGTTGCAGTTAATCACAGGGCTATTTGCCACAGATGATATTTTTACTGAAGGTCCATTAATGTATCTTGTATCGTCAGATACTGCAGGGTGGTTAACATGGCTGCATAAAACCAATTTTAACCTTATTCTCGGTTTGGCAGTGATCCATATTATTGCTGTAATAGCCTATGTCATAAAGGGCGACAATATCCTTAAGGCCATGTTTACTGGTTATAAATATGTTAGTGAGCAAGTGTCTTCTCCCAAGTTACGTTCACCTTGGATCGCGTTAGCAATAGGACTGGTCATTTTTGCGTTTATTTGGTGGTTGTTACTCGAACCTGTTGTCAGTTATTTATAA